A genomic segment from Flavobacterium litorale encodes:
- the mreC gene encoding rod shape-determining protein MreC yields MQQIVNFIFKNSILLLFLLLLGISLTLTIQSHSYHKSMTISSANAISGYTFQQVYNAEKYLDLRKENEKLANENARLKKLLFNTPDSTSTPIAALPTAIGNFDVIPSKVIGNSYSKHKNYITLNSGTNDGVKPDMGVVSNFGVVGIIENVSPNYATAISVLNLKFKLAAKIKKSGHYGFLVWDAKNAGYTQLIDVPKLAAVAKGDTIVTGGRSDIFPENIPVGTVEQIFTDNRTNYYTLNVRLFNDMTNLGHVYVIGNEDRNEIIQLEAETGNE; encoded by the coding sequence ATGCAGCAAATAGTAAATTTTATATTTAAAAACAGTATTCTACTACTGTTTTTGCTGCTTTTGGGCATATCGTTAACCCTTACGATACAATCACACTCGTATCATAAAAGCATGACCATTTCATCGGCAAACGCTATTAGTGGTTACACCTTTCAGCAAGTGTACAACGCAGAAAAGTATTTGGACTTACGGAAGGAAAACGAAAAACTGGCTAATGAAAATGCGCGATTAAAAAAATTATTATTTAATACGCCTGATAGTACAAGCACACCAATAGCAGCATTACCCACTGCCATTGGTAATTTTGATGTTATTCCCTCTAAAGTAATAGGCAATTCGTACAGCAAACACAAAAACTACATTACCCTTAATAGCGGTACAAACGATGGTGTAAAGCCCGATATGGGTGTAGTTAGTAATTTTGGGGTAGTAGGCATTATAGAAAATGTATCGCCTAACTATGCTACTGCTATAAGCGTACTTAACTTAAAATTTAAACTGGCTGCTAAAATTAAAAAGAGTGGGCATTACGGTTTTTTAGTTTGGGATGCTAAAAATGCAGGTTACACCCAACTTATAGATGTACCAAAACTAGCCGCTGTAGCCAAAGGCGATACTATTGTAACAGGAGGTCGGTCGGATATATTCCCAGAAAATATACCTGTAGGCACGGTAGAGCAAATTTTTACTGACAACCGCACCAACTACTATACCCTTAATGTAAGGCTGTTTAACGACATGACTAACTTGGGGCATGTGTACGTAATTGGGAATGAAGATAGGAATGAGATAATACAACTGGAAGCAGAAACGGGAAATGAATAG